Genomic DNA from Paenibacillus donghaensis:
CCGCAAGATATACATTCGGACTGAGGCGCAGCCGCTCCACACCCTGCAGCAGCAGGGCCAGATTGAACGATTTCTTCAGCTCCACAATCAGCGGCTGCTCTTCGCCCTCGCGCATTCCCACCAGATCACAGGTCCTCACTTCGCCTTTCACTATATACCCCTGCTGCTCAAAAAAAAGCTTCAGCGGAGCATACAGCTCCGTCTCATGTTTTACCGCCATCTCAAGTCACTCCTGTACTGCTTATTCATGAATTATAAGAATCTATAGGTTGCACACAATTTGCCGCAGCAACGGATGCCGTCTCTTTCAGAGGAAGGCGAAGCCGCTTCTTCTTGGATGCTCTATTATAGCACAGCAAAAAAGAGGTCAACTATTCCGGGCTCGCCGCATAGGTATGTAATACACTTTTTAAAGCTGTAAAGGCCATAGGAGCGCAAGAGGAGGCAGCGAGCAATGGACATTTTTGAGCGTATATCTTCGTATCGAGCAGAGAACAAGCGTTTGGCGTGGGCCGGCACCTTCAAGGACTATATAGAATTGCTGAAAAAAGACCCCTCTCCCGCCAAATCGGCGCACTCCCGCGTGTATGACATGATCAAGTCGCATGGCGTAGAGGATATCAATGGACGCAAAAGGTATAAGTTTTTTGAACAGGAAATCTTCGGATTGGACCGTGCGGTGGAAAAGCTGGTGGAGGAGTATTTCCATTCAGCCGCCCGGCGGCTCGATGTGCGCAAGCGGATATTGCTGCTCATGGGACCGGTCAGCGGGGGCAAGTCGACGCTGGTGACGCTGCTGAAGCGCGGGCTGGAGCAGTATTCCCGTACTGACGGGGGAGCGGTGTATGCCGTGGAAGGCTGCCCGATGCATGAGGACCCGCTGCATTTGATTCCGCTGGAGCTGCGCCCGGAGATTGAGAAGGTGCTGGGCGTGCGGATTGAAGGCAATCTATGCCCTTCCTGCCAGATGCGCGTGAAGAATGAATATGCCGGAGACATCGAGCAGGTGCGGGTGGTCCGGGTGCTTTTATCGGAAGAAGAACGGGTAGGCATCGGGACCTTCAGTCCGTCCGACCCCAAGTCGCAGGATATCGCCGATCTGACCGGCAGCATCGACTTCTCGACGATCACCGAATTTGGTTCGGAATCCGACCCGCGCGCCTACCGCTTCGACGGAGAGCTGAACAAGGCCAACCGCGGCCTGATGGAGTTCCAGGAAATGCTCAAATGCGACGAGAAATTTCTGTGGAATCTGCTCTCGCTGACGCAGGAGGGCAACTTCAAGGCCGGACGGTTCGCGTTGATCAGCGCGGATGAGATGATTATCGCCCATACGAATGAGACGGAATATAAATCTTTTATCTCCAACAAAAAAAATGAAGCACTCCAATCCCGCATGATCGTTATGCCGGTGCCCTATAACCTGAGAGTGTCAGAGGAGGAGAAGATTTACGCCAAGCTGATCGGCCAAAGCGACATGAACCATGTGCATATTGCTCCGCATGCGCTGCGGGCGGCAGCGATTTTCTCCATTCTGACACGGCTGAAGGAGAGTAAGAAGCAGGGCATGGACCTGATCAAGAAGCTGCGGATGTACGACGGGGAAGAGGTTGAGGGCTACAAAGAGGCCGATCTCAAGGAGATGCAGACGGAATATCTGGACGAAGGCATGTCCGGCATCGATCCACGATATGTCATTAACCGGATTTCCAGTGCGCTGATCAAAGGCGATCTCCAGTGCATGAACGCACTCGATGTGCTGCGGGCGATCAAGGACGGCCTGGACCAGCATCCTTCCATCTCCAAGGAGGAGCGGGAGCGTTATCTGAATTTTATCTCCATTGCCCGCAAGGAATACGACGTTCTGGCCAAAAGCGAAGTGCAGAAGGCCTTCGTCTACTCCTTCGAGGAATCCGCCAAGACCCTGTTCGAGAATTATCTCGACAATATCGAGGCCTTCTGCAACTGGGCCAAAATCCGTGACCCGCTGACCGATGAGGAGATGGAGCCGGATGAGCGGCTGATGCGTTCGATTGAGGAGCAGATCGGCATCTCCGAGAATGCCAAGAAAGCGTTCCGCGAAGAGATTCTGATCCGCATCTCCGCCTACTCGCGCA
This window encodes:
- a CDS encoding PrkA family serine protein kinase — protein: MDIFERISSYRAENKRLAWAGTFKDYIELLKKDPSPAKSAHSRVYDMIKSHGVEDINGRKRYKFFEQEIFGLDRAVEKLVEEYFHSAARRLDVRKRILLLMGPVSGGKSTLVTLLKRGLEQYSRTDGGAVYAVEGCPMHEDPLHLIPLELRPEIEKVLGVRIEGNLCPSCQMRVKNEYAGDIEQVRVVRVLLSEEERVGIGTFSPSDPKSQDIADLTGSIDFSTITEFGSESDPRAYRFDGELNKANRGLMEFQEMLKCDEKFLWNLLSLTQEGNFKAGRFALISADEMIIAHTNETEYKSFISNKKNEALQSRMIVMPVPYNLRVSEEEKIYAKLIGQSDMNHVHIAPHALRAAAIFSILTRLKESKKQGMDLIKKLRMYDGEEVEGYKEADLKEMQTEYLDEGMSGIDPRYVINRISSALIKGDLQCMNALDVLRAIKDGLDQHPSISKEERERYLNFISIARKEYDVLAKSEVQKAFVYSFEESAKTLFENYLDNIEAFCNWAKIRDPLTDEEMEPDERLMRSIEEQIGISENAKKAFREEILIRISAYSRKGKKFEYNNHDRLREAIEKKLFTDLKDIVKITTSSKTPDESQLKRINEVSRRLIDEHGYCPTCANELLKYVGSLLNR